One part of the Deltaproteobacteria bacterium genome encodes these proteins:
- a CDS encoding nucleoside-diphosphate sugar epimerase/dehydratase, with protein MKNIIRNKSFYLILFFDSFLIVGAFLLAYLLRFEGKIPALEWEHFYSAVPYILLLKLISFWFFGLYRGMYRYTSLVDLFNVMKATLTSSAIIVLGILFLYRFEGFTRAAFIIDWVLTFVFIGGLRVGIRLFLSEQEKGFSPLQQMFQLRSGWTFRKPEKGLVIIGAGDAGEKMLREIMDNARLHYEVLGFLDDDATKHGMKIHGVPVLGPIHKIHQLASQGGIDEILIALPSASAKQMKRIIETCEETGLKIRTTPGIGELINGKISFKTIREVSFEDLLGRDPVNLDVKTIGDYLKDKVFLVSGAGGSIGSELCRQITQFSPKNLILLDKTENSLFHLEMEFRQMFPQTFITPVLGDVQNRGFLDRLFAAHRPQAVIHSAAYKHVPIVELNPWEGVFNNIIGTRNIVEASRQYEAEQFIMISTDKAVRPSNVMGATKRIAEMITSSYSSANPTRFVSVRFGNVIGSEGSVVHLFKKQIERFGPVTVTHPEITRYFMTIPEACKLILQAGALGEGGEIFILDMGTPIKIVNMARDLIRMSGFKPDEDIEIKFIGLRPGEKLYEELITEGEGIVRTDYEKIFVLKGNGYDLNWLNARIEELTKLAHEQNASGIKAKLKEIVPEYQPFNMNDCNPPQNQ; from the coding sequence ATGAAAAACATCATCCGTAATAAAAGTTTCTATTTGATCCTGTTCTTTGATTCCTTCTTGATTGTCGGAGCGTTTCTACTGGCCTACCTTCTGCGGTTTGAGGGTAAGATCCCTGCCCTCGAATGGGAACATTTTTATTCGGCTGTTCCCTACATCCTTTTATTGAAGCTTATCTCTTTCTGGTTCTTCGGCCTCTACAGGGGCATGTATCGGTATACCAGCCTTGTCGATCTATTTAATGTGATGAAGGCCACATTAACTTCATCGGCCATTATCGTTTTGGGGATCCTTTTCCTGTACCGCTTCGAAGGCTTTACCCGTGCTGCATTTATCATAGACTGGGTTTTAACCTTTGTTTTCATCGGTGGGCTCAGAGTAGGCATCAGGCTCTTTCTCTCTGAACAAGAGAAAGGCTTTTCCCCGTTACAACAGATGTTTCAACTTCGTTCTGGATGGACTTTCCGGAAGCCAGAAAAAGGATTGGTGATCATTGGGGCAGGGGATGCCGGAGAAAAGATGCTTCGTGAAATAATGGATAATGCCCGTCTCCATTATGAGGTTTTGGGTTTCTTGGATGATGACGCTACGAAGCACGGCATGAAAATTCACGGAGTCCCAGTTTTGGGGCCGATTCATAAAATTCATCAACTCGCTTCCCAAGGCGGAATCGATGAAATTTTAATAGCCCTGCCTTCTGCTTCGGCCAAGCAGATGAAAAGAATCATCGAAACTTGCGAAGAAACAGGGTTAAAGATTCGCACTACACCTGGGATTGGTGAATTGATTAATGGAAAGATTTCTTTTAAAACTATCCGGGAGGTCTCCTTTGAAGACCTCTTAGGCCGCGATCCGGTTAATCTCGACGTAAAAACTATCGGAGATTACCTGAAGGATAAAGTTTTTCTTGTTTCAGGAGCAGGGGGGTCGATCGGATCTGAACTTTGTCGCCAGATTACCCAATTTTCCCCCAAAAACCTTATCCTCCTCGACAAAACAGAAAATAGCCTGTTTCACCTGGAGATGGAATTCCGTCAAATGTTCCCCCAAACTTTCATTACACCTGTTCTTGGGGATGTGCAGAATCGGGGTTTTCTCGATAGACTCTTTGCCGCCCACAGGCCGCAGGCAGTAATCCATTCGGCAGCCTATAAACATGTCCCTATTGTAGAGCTGAATCCTTGGGAGGGTGTGTTCAATAACATTATTGGGACGCGCAACATCGTGGAAGCATCTCGTCAATATGAAGCGGAACAGTTTATCATGATTTCGACAGATAAAGCCGTCCGCCCATCAAACGTCATGGGGGCAACGAAAAGAATCGCAGAAATGATAACATCCTCTTATAGCTCTGCCAATCCTACCCGGTTTGTATCCGTCAGGTTTGGGAATGTAATCGGCAGTGAAGGAAGCGTAGTTCACCTCTTTAAGAAGCAGATCGAACGTTTTGGCCCGGTAACTGTTACCCACCCCGAAATTACTCGCTATTTTATGACGATTCCCGAGGCCTGCAAACTGATTCTTCAGGCCGGTGCTTTAGGCGAGGGGGGCGAGATATTCATTCTGGATATGGGCACTCCCATCAAAATCGTAAACATGGCCCGCGACCTTATCCGCATGTCAGGGTTCAAGCCTGATGAAGACATTGAAATCAAGTTTATTGGTCTTCGTCCCGGAGAAAAACTCTATGAAGAATTAATCACCGAAGGGGAAGGAATTGTTCGGACCGATTATGAAAAGATCTTTGTCCTGAAAGGAAATGGCTACGACCTCAATTGGCTCAACGCAAGGATTGAAGAACTTACCAAACTGGCTCATGAGCAGAATGCCTCTGGCATCAAGGCTAAATTGAAAGAAATCGTCCCCGAGTACCAGCCATTTAATATGAATGATTGCAACCCGCCCCAGAATCAATGA
- a CDS encoding SDR family NAD(P)-dependent oxidoreductase, producing MDILGRVAIVTGAGRGLGWAIAERLARDGANLVIAEIDGARAQEKAEAIQQMKREALPIQMDVSRWADVASMVNQTMSQFKRIDILVNNAGILGPYFPVMEYPEEMWDRVIAVHLKGTFLCCKAVLPIMKAQGSGKVVNMASVAGKEGNALMAPYSAAKAGIIGLTKTLGKEMAPYNVHVNCVSPALIETDMAKEMTPEQRTLLTSKIPLGRLGKPEEVAAVVKFLVSNEASFVTGQCYDISGGRSVY from the coding sequence ATGGATATATTGGGAAGAGTGGCAATCGTCACCGGTGCCGGCAGAGGGCTGGGGTGGGCCATCGCCGAACGGCTGGCCCGGGATGGAGCGAACCTGGTCATTGCCGAAATTGATGGGGCAAGGGCACAAGAAAAGGCAGAAGCGATACAGCAAATGAAACGAGAAGCCTTGCCGATCCAGATGGACGTCAGCCGCTGGGCCGATGTTGCCAGTATGGTCAACCAAACCATGTCGCAATTTAAGCGGATCGACATCTTAGTGAATAATGCCGGGATTCTTGGGCCGTATTTCCCGGTGATGGAGTATCCGGAGGAGATGTGGGACCGGGTAATCGCCGTGCACCTAAAAGGGACTTTTCTTTGTTGCAAGGCGGTTCTTCCCATCATGAAAGCCCAGGGGAGCGGGAAAGTCGTCAACATGGCTTCGGTAGCCGGTAAGGAAGGGAACGCCCTCATGGCTCCCTATTCTGCGGCCAAAGCCGGGATCATCGGCTTGACCAAGACTCTGGGGAAAGAGATGGCTCCGTACAACGTCCACGTAAATTGCGTTTCGCCAGCCTTGATCGAAACGGATATGGCCAAAGAGATGACTCCCGAGCAGCGAACCCTTTTGACTTCTAAGATTCCTCTGGGAAGATTGGGCAAACCGGAAGAAGTAGCTGCCGTGGTCAAATTCTTGGTTTCAAACGAGGCTTCTTTTGTGACCGGCCAGTGCTATGACATCAGTGGCGGGAGATCAGTTTATTAG